The Candidatus Thermoplasmatota archaeon region CAGTCCAACCTGCACATATGACAGTGGCATTGAGCTTGTACTCGCTCAGAACCCTGCAAGCTTCCATGGCAACGGCCGTCCCGCTGGCATCGTCATCTGCACCAGGAGCATCGTTCATCGGGTCAGTGCTGTAGGAATCATAGTGTCCAGACACGATGTAGACGGTTTTGTTGTTCGGATTGAAGGCGGGCAGCGTCCCGAGGACGTTCCTGTACGTTCGAGAGGAATACACGAAGTATTGCGACTCGTTGACAACGTTCGGATTGGAGCCCAGTTCCTCGAGGATGTAGGTCGCTGACTGGTTAAGTTCGTCCGTGTACGCGTATCTCGTCGTGAAGTTCTGCAGGTCCCATATGTAATCAGTCACCTGAGACCTGGAAACATTCGCCACGATGGACGCGATCACGGGGTCATATGCGGCAGGTTCCTCTTCGGAAGGACTTGACACGACGTCACCAGTCCCGCCGAGCACAAAACCAAAGACGGAGAGAGACAAAACGATGAATATGCTGGCTAGCTTCTTGCCCACGGCCATGGATACGCCTCCTCAGGGTAGCCATATCTATGTCCACATCGTATTTAGGATTGTTCCCCGTGGAAAGCATTAAGAAGTCCTCAGCCCAATATCTAAACGACATGGCTGAGATGCAAAGCCGAGAGGATGTTCTTACAGAACTTGCCAAGAAATACGAACGGAACCCTGGTGGCTGGTCTGTCCTCGTGAGAGAGAACAGATCGGGCTACTCGGATTTCTTCATTTCAACGGCAGACGAGCTCTGGCAGTTGAAGGTGGACAGCCTGTACAGGCCTAACGCGAGGGCCATGGGAATGAGAGTCGGGGGCAAGGAAGAGGCTCGAAAGGTCGCCTCTGATTCCACGCCCACATTCGGGTTCCGTTCCCTGCCACCCGACCTCCTGGAGAGGTTCCTTGGCGGGGACTTCGAGCGGGAGGAGTTCACCGAGATAATCGACAGAGTGCTCAAGGAGAAACCCGTGCGGCTCAGCGAGATAGACTCTCCGGGCTTGGTGCAGGGCCCGATCCAGTTCGGTTGGAAGGGGCACCTCTCGGACCAGCAGAAGCTCCTTGACTTGAAGCTCAAGCGAAGCCTGGACAGGAAACTCTTCGAGGAAGGGCTGGGCCTCGGCTATGCGTGAGATAGGACACAAGACCAACATCATTAAATAGGAACGGCCCGATTTCCAAGGCAGTTCGGTTTGGAGCGGCCTTGGAGTGGAGGCACAACGCGAGGGGGAGAGATACGCCGGACGCAATGGTTGTTAAGTTAAAGATATGTCTAGTCGGCGATTCCGCCGTCGGCAAGACGAGCCTTGTTCGCCGCTACGTGAAGGACCAGTTCGATGACGGCTATCTCAAGACGGTGGGAGCGAAGATAGCCAAGAAGACGCTGGTAATCCCCTGGAATGGTACCGAGATCAGAGTGGATATGATCCTCTGGGACATAGCGGGCATCGGTGGAAGGGAGTCCGTTCTCGGGAGAGGTTACCTTGCGGGGACTCAAGGTGTGCTGGCGGTGTGCGACGCCACGGACGACAAGACGATATCTGGTGTAACCGACTGGATCCAGACGGTGAGAGAGCTGGTTGGCGATGTCCCGGTACAGATCGTCATCAACAAGGCCGATGCTCGCGACGCAGACGCTCCGGGGCTCTCGCTGAATGTTGACGGAAGCATCTCGTGCATCCGCGTGAGCGCCAAGACGGGCAGCAACGTCGAGAAGGCGTTCTACGACCTGGCAAGGAGCATCGTCCTCGAAGGGATCGCCCAGAGGATGGCCACAGAAGAAGGAAGGTCCGTTCTCCGTCCACAAGCTTAATAGCGGGTAGCTCCATTCTTTTCTTGCATCACATGGCTACCGCCCAGATGAGCTCAAAGATGGTCCTCTGTCTCCTCGTCGCGGTTCTTCTCACAGCCCCTTCCCTGATTGGGGGCGATGATCCCGACCGTGACGTCGCACCCTCTTCGTCCTTTCCGCCGGGAACGAGGTCGGCGCTCTCGGAGAGGTTCGCCGAGATGGTGGACTACAGCGACGTGATGGTCATCAGGAACCTGAACTCCCAGACGTCCATGGATATCGCGGACTACTTCACGAGCCAGAGAGGCATCCCTTGGGAGCGGGTCTGCAACGTGACCATAGCGGCCACCGAGGTCATCAACCGGGCGACATTCGCCAACCTGAGGACGCAGGTCGAGGACTTCATGGTCACGAATGGTCTCGTCGACGCGATAAACTACATCGTGACGACGAAGGGCGTCCCCCTCAAGGTCACCGACTCACCGTGGGAGAACGCCGCCTCCGTGGACTCCGAGCTGGCGCTCATCAACGACATCTACTCCGGCTCGATAGGGAACTTCCGTTGGCTCCTGAGCCCGTACTTCAACGCGTCCGCGCCCTTCTCTCACGCGGACTACAACTTCTACATCGTCAACAGGCTGACCGCCTACACCAAGGAGGAGGCGATGGGGCTGATCGACAAAGCCACGCTCGCGATAGGTAGAAAAGGAACGTTCCTCTTGGACACGGACCCGCGCAGGGGCGGGACTTACGCGATAGGGAACGAGTGGATGATCGATGCCGACTACATCCTCCAGCAGAAAGGTTACGATGTAATCCTGGACCAGACGAACGACTTCCTGACGAACTACTCCAACATTGCTGGCTACACCAGTTGGGGGAGCAATGACGGAAGCTGGTACTGGGCGGAGAACCCGAACGCGGGGTTCGAGACTGACGCCGACTTCGACGGCCTTCCGGACGACTGGTTCATCGAGGATCTGTCCGGAACCGCTGGCGTTTCGAGGAACAGCACGGATGTGCGCTCTGGCAGCTGGTCGATCGGAATCACGCGGCCCGCCGCGGACAATGAGTACACGGCCGTCGTCCAGAACCTTACCGCCGAGCCGGACAGACGGTACTTCGTCCGTGGATATGCGAACCTCTCGGGAGTGTCCGCCGGACATGGCGTGTTCCTCCAGTTGAGGATACTCAATGACTCCGGAGCGCCCGTGGCGGTGGTCAACACCACCGCTCGGACCGGGACCACGGCCGACTACATTTCACTTGGCCAGATCAAACTCGAACAAAGAAATGAGTCGAGGATCCAGATCGTGGCGGTCTTCTCCAAATCCAGCGGCACGGTCGTGTTCGACGACGTCAGTCTCATAGACATCAAGCCGCACAACCAGTGGATCCCTGGAGCACTGGCGGAGACGTACGTGTCCACGGGCGGGAGGAGCTTCACATACGGAACAGCGTACGGCCAGTCCCTTGTCGCCGACCTCCTGCGGGATGGCGTCACTGGACTGAAGGGCTACGTCTACGAGCCGTACCTGGGTGCCGTGGCGCACCCGAATATCCTGTTCAAGGCGTACACAGAAGGGTACACACTCGCGGAGAGCTTCTCCATGGCGTCCGAGATCAGTCTGAGCTGGATGGACGCGATCATAGGCGACCCGAAGCTGGCGCCGTACAACGTGAGCTATCTTCCTGACCTGAGCCTGAACGACGGCAGCGTTCGGATGGACCCGAGCCCGGCGATAGTCAGAGACCAGATCGACATCGTGGCTGACATCTCCAATCTCGGCGAGTACCCTGCCACGGACGTGACCGTCTCCTTCTACGCGGGCGATCCCTGGAGCGGTGGCATACTCCTCGAGAACAGGAGCCTGGACATCTTTCACGGCTCTGTCAACACGACGTCCGTCACGCTCCAGACCGCGAATCTCACTCTTGGCGAGCATCAGTTCTGCGCGTTCGTGGACTCGCCCGATAAGTATCTGGAAACGGATGAGTCCAACAACATCGCGTGCACGAACATCACGCTCGTCAGCGTGCATCTGAACGCAGGATGGAACCTCGTCTCGATCCCATATGTGGGGACCAATCGTAGCGTTGAGGCGGTCCTGGATTCCATCGACGGGAAGTACGACACCATTAGGCACTACAATAGCTCGGTGATTGTGGACCCGTGGAAGACGTTCAAGGCGGGAAGAGATGCCTCGCTCAACGAGCTCAGGTGGATAACGGACGAAACGGGATTCTGGATTCACATGAGGACGGAGGCGGACATAGTTGTCGGCGCGGAAGAGTTGCCCACCAAGTGGGTCAGACTGAAGTACGGCTGGAACCTCGTAGGTTATCCCTCCTTTTCGAACCGGACGATTCAGGATTCCCTGGCAGGGGTCCCGTGGACGCGGATAGAGGGCTTCGACCCGCTCGCGATGCCCCATCGCCTGAAGGTTCTCTCCCCCACCGATGTCCTGTCACCGGGGACGGCTATCTGGATAAAGGTCACCCAGGATTGCTGGTGGATAGTGGACGGTTGACGACCTAGCCTTGGACGACCCACGTTGCGTTCGCGGAGACCTCGAACCAGTAACCCTGGAACGACTGTAATGTGTCGAGCGCGGTGTATCGCCTCAGGTAGTGCGGCGGAGCGCCGAGCGGACCTTCGACCCGCTCGAGCGGCATGCCCGCCATGAGATCGGCGACATCCGCCTCGACGAAGGAGGGATAGCTGACCAGATTCCAGCCCTCGCGGAGCTGGATCGTCGTCTGCACGGGGACCGCTCCCGCCAGAACGAAGTGGGAGTCCTGCGTGACGTTGACCCAATACCCGCTCGCGTGCGTCATGGACCTGAGCGCCGAGTAGACCTTGAAGCTGGAGAATGTCGTCCACCCGCTCGGGTCGTGCGTCCAGACGCGGTCGACGCTGACCGTCTGCAGGACGCTCAGCAGGCTGTCGTTCGCCGGCACGAGTGGATAGGATATCAGATGCTTCCCGCTAGCCAGGAACCGAGAGGTCTTGGCCGCCTCTCTCGTGTTGTTGTCCTCGTATCCCATCGTGTCGACCGCCCGCACGACGTAGAAGAAGTCCTCGTCGTTGCCGATCCCCGCACCCTCGTGAGTCCAGTTCGTGCTCACCGTCCTCGCGACGGGGTAGAGGAAGCTGAAGTTGTCGTAGGAATCGGACAAGTACACGTGATAGTGGTCCACGTCCGCGGCGGGCGATGGGTCCCAGGATAGGAACACGTCGCTCCCGCTCAGCTCGGCCATCAGGTTCGCGGGTGGGGCGGGAGGCGAGTTGAACGGCTCCAGATCGAAGAAGATCGGGTTCGTGAAGGCGACGTAGGTCTCCCCCCTGAGGAACCCGCCGTTGAACGTCCTGATCTCCGTCCTGTACCAGAAGTCCGTGTCCGCCAGCGTGGACTCCGTGACGGAGAACCATCCCGCTCCGACCGCCCACGACCCGATGACGGACCCGTTTCTGATCAGCCTCACCTGGGAGGACTCGTTGGCGTAGCCGGATATGCTCACGTTCAGCGTCGCGGGAGCGGACGACCGCACGGTCTCTCCGAGGATGTGCCCGTCGACCGTGAAGTTCAGCACGGGCCCGTCCGTGATGTACAGCCGCCCCTTCATGACCGCTTCGAGCAGTCCTTCGCGGCTGAGCTCCTCCACAAGGGCGACGTTCCGGGGGAAGCCGATGGCGCCTTGAAGATTGAGCAGGTCGCCCTCGTTCCAGTCGTTGAACCCGTTATGGGAGTCGCTGTCCCCGACTGCAATCTTCCGCACGCCGGCGTTGAGATAGCTCTCCCACTGGGAAACGGCATCGCTGTCCATCGTCGTGGGGAACGCCGCGTTGAACCCGCCATAACCGTGATAGATCTCCATCCCGTCGAAGTCCTCGTAGGTCCCGAAGTACTGGTAGCGGTCCGGTGCGTCCGGAGCGAACGGGTGCGCCAGTATCGCCAGTCCTCCCTGCTTCCGGATGTCCTCGAAGATGTCGTTCATGTTCCTCCCTGGCCCGAGGTTCCAGGACACCAACTCGCTCAGACCCCATCCCAGGATGTGCCCGTCAGCGGTGGTCACCTCATCTCCGATCAGGCACAGGAAGTCGGCGGTGTTCTCGGCATCGCAAACGGACTGAGGCGGGACGACGTTGTGGTCCGTGACCACTATCCAGTTCAGGCTCCTGTTCTTCGCCACGTCCGAGTTCTGATGGACTGTCGTCAACCCGTTCGAATACGTGGAGTGCATGTGACCGTCGCCGACGGCGGTGGAGTAGTTCGTCTCAGACGTCAGCGGCGCATAGGATTCGCCGGAAGGGGAAGTTCTCTCACCCTCAAATCCGAGCGATGGAGCGAACGAAATGATGATTAGAATCGAGAGGACGCTCGAGGTAAGCACAACGGAGAATCTCGATGGACGGCGTAATCCACGCATTCAAGAAATCAGATTCGACTGTGGATATTAGTATCTTCCGTTGGAGCTGGCAACTCAGGAGGTGAATTCGGGCTTCCTCCGCTCGAGAAAGGCCTTCATTCCCTCCTTCTGATCTGGAGTCTCGAAGAGAGAGGCCCATTCCTCCCTTTCTCTTTCGAAGCCCGCTTCGTACGAAGCCTCCACAGAACACCTTATCGCCCTTTTGGCGGCAAGGAGAGAGTCCCTGCTCATTGAGCACAGCTTTTCGATGATCTTGCTGATAAAATCCTCCAGAGAGTCGTCTGGAACCACTTTGTTGACGAGGCCCGCGTCCAACGCCTCGTGGGCATCTATTCTGGTCCCGAGATATATGATCTCGGCTGCCTTCCCTGGCCCGACCAGGCGGGTCAGCCTCTGGGTTCCTCCCCATCCCGGAATGACACCGATGTTGATCTCCGGCTGTGAGAAGACGCAGTTCTCGGATGCAACACGGATATCGCATCCGCAGGCTATCTCCAATCCTCCACCTAGGACGTAGCCGCGCAGAACGGCAATCACGGGCGGCAGGTCTCGCTCGAGTTTCCTAACGAGGGATTGACCCAACTCGGAGAATTCCCTCGCCTCGGATGCGCTCTTGGCTTCCATTTCCACTATGTCTGCCCCCGCCGTGAATGCCTTGGCAGAGGAACTCCGGATGGAAACGACCTTGATTGAGGAATCGCCCGCAATCTCATCCAGGACATCATGGAAATCTCGCATAACACTAGAGCTCAGTATGTTCAAACCATTCTCACTGGATAGAAGGATCGCTGCGTGGTCTTCGTACGTCGAGAGTCGAACCGAAGTCTGTTGTGATTGCATTATTTCCATCCCAGTCGTCATTGATATTCTCCCCCAGATGCCTATCTAGACCTTCTCTTGAGCCAACTCGCGACCGCAGGCCACACTTCTCTGTGTGCTCTCCCGCCAACGGACAGCCCAACGTGTCCGGTGTTGCAACTGATTGAGTCCCTCTGCTTTGAGGATACATGCTCCAATAGTGCTTCCGTGGACTCGGGGGGCACTATGTGGTCTTTCAAACCTGTTATCGTAAGAACCGGCATGCGGATCTTCCCAAGATCCACTCTTCTCCCGCAGACCCTCAACTCGCCAGATGTCAACTGATTCTGCTGATACCATTTCTCTATGAGGTCCATGTAGAAGGCACCTGTCATCGGAATGCCATCGTGAATCCACTTCTCCATGCGGAAGAAGGTCTCCGTGAACTCCTCGTTATCCGCGTTCTCCCAAAGGTCCAGGTACTTGAGGTGGAGATTCCCCACGGGGTCGAGGGACTTGAACGTCCACGTGAAGAGCTCCATTGGCACGTTTCCGAAGGCGTCTACTAGCTTGCTCGCATCAATGTACTCTTCGTTGGTCCACACGTGAAGGAGAGAACCGTCACAGTGGAACTCTATGGGAGCGGCCATTATGACCAGATTCTGTATCTTCTCGGGATGGGTCGAGGCGTATATGCTCGCAAGTGTTCCTCCTATGCAGTATCCCATCAACGATATCTTCTCGAGTTCTTGGCTCTCCAGAATCCAGTCGACGACATCATTCAGGTAGCCTTCCACATAGTCCTCCGTGCAGAGGTGCCTGTCTTCCTCTCCTGGTGACCCCCAGTAGACCATGTAGACGTCGATGCCCTTACTCAGCAGGGACTCGACAACGCTCCGCTTCGGCTCAAGGTCCAAGATGTATGGCTTGTTCAGGAGCGCATAAACGATGAGCAGAGGAGGTCCGGCTCGCTTTTTCCTGACTGGACGATAGTGGTGCAGTTCCACCTTGTCCTTCCTCCAAACGACCTCCTTGGGGGTCGGTCCAACATCGACATCCAGAGGTCGCCATGGCAGCTGAAGAGAGTATGGCCAGCTCCCCGCTTCTTCTCCCCGCCAACGTGGTAGTTCATCTCTTTCTGCTGCCAAGGTGGGATTCCCCTCCCTTCTTCGTTGACTCTGACATCTTCTCCACTTGCTTCCTCAGCTCATACACTTCTTTGTGTATCTCCGACATTTCTCCACAAGTAACGAGTCCCATCGATTTCAGCGATTGGTCCTGGGCATCCTGCAAGAGGATCTTCCAATCGAGGAAGGCATCTAGATTTCTCGCGTAGAAGCGCAGGACAGAGGGCGTTCCCAGCATCTCGTCGACCATTTCGGAGTGTCGCCGTGCGAATTCACGATACTTCTCTCGAGATGTCGCGTCCTCTTGGTTGGGGAAATCTCCGAGGTTCTCCATCATTCTGCTGAAGTGCTCTCTCGCTATCCTGGCAACATCCGCACTGGCTTCCGCGGAGCTCTCATAGTAATCCCGCGCCCTCTCCAGAGCCTCCATGTTTTTCGTCATCATGAGCTGCCAATCAATGGGTGATCCACTCCAGTTGCCTGCCTTCTTGGGTTCTCCGTGCTTACTGTCGCTCATTGGCATACACCTGCAAGGACGAGCCGAGTCTATCTGGACTTCTCCAGCTTCTTCACTCTCTTGGTGAGCTCCTTCAATTGCTTCTTCAGATGCTCGTTCTCCTTTCGGGTCGAAAGGTCGAAGGCCTCCTGCCAAGGCTCTTGGGAATCGAAGTACCATTTCCAGAGCTCGTCGTAGTTGGTCCCGAAATTCCTCGTCAAGTGGATGACCTCCTTCTCCACTCTGGATAGATACTCGGACCATGCATTCTGAAGACCTTCGAATCCGCCGTTGTTGGAGGAGACTAGTGATCTCAGGTTATTTCCCATCGTGTCGGACTGCTTTCCCCAGAGCTCAACGAAGTCCCTATAGCTTTCCCCGTCTGCCTCGAGAGAGTTCACGATCTGTCCCATCTTCGTGTAGAAGTCCGTCCAGGTCTCGGTCAGTTGATTCAACTCCTCTGACCCGTGCTCAGCGGTGTCTTCCATCCACTTCTGCATGTCAGATGTGAATCCCCGCCAGCTGTCATAGAGGATTGACTGCTCCCAATCGATCTGACCGCCTGAGGCGAGAGCTGAGAGTTGACTGTTGAAATCCTTGGACGAATCCCTCCAGTTCTTCTGGAGATCCTCGTGCCGCTCCATCGTTGTGTTCATCACGGATGTGAGCCTGTTGTACATCTTGTTCGAGTAGTTCCTCCAGATGTCATAGAGCTCTCTCAACTGAAGGTCCTCAGCATTTTTCGAGGCTCTTGAGCCAACGGTCTTGTAGAACTCAGTCCATTCGCTCGCGAAGTCCTCGTACGTCTTCCTTTGCTCTTCTGCGTTCTTGTCTATCCTGGAACCGATGCCCTCCTGGAAATCCGTCCACGCTTCGCAGAGCTGAAGATAGCCTTCAGAGACCTGTGCGATGGACTGGGAAAGGTCCTCATAGGGCATCCATTCCTCAGTTGCCTTTTTCTTCTTTGCCTTTTTCGTTGCCATTATCTAGCACCTCTTTCTCACAGATACATTCCACCATTGATATTGAGAACATGACCCGTGATGTAGTCAGCATCTTCAGAGGCGAGATATGCGACCGCTCGCGCAATCTCTCTCGGAAGGCCAAACCGCCCAAGCGGGATGTTGGTGAGTATCTTCTCCCTCACCTTCTGCGGTATGCCGGACAACATGTCGGTCTCGATGAATCCCGGAGAGACAGCATTCACGGTTATTCCGTCTCTTGCGAGTTCCTTGGCAAGTGTCTTGGTCAATCCGATGAGACCAGCCTTTGAAGCTGCGTAGTTGGCTTGGCCGATGTTACCCATCTGGCCTACGATCGAGGAGATATTGACTATCCTCGGACGCTTGGATTGCTTGAGGTGGTCGAGGAAAACCCGGGAACAGTTGAAAACGCCGTTGAGGTTCACGGAAATGACCTCTGTCCACGCGTCCTCATCCATCTTAGAGAACAACCCGTCTCTGTTTATCCCCGCGTTATTGACCAGAATGTCGACATTCCCCACGTGGGTCTCAACGCTTTCCCTCATTCTCTTCACCTGGTCTGTGTCGCCAACATCGGCGCAATAGACCCATGTGTTCTTCCCCAGGCTCTCTATCTCGACGGCAATCCTGTCTGCATCATCGTCGCTCGATCTGTAGTTTATAACGACATCCGCGCCCTCCTCTGCGAGTGCCCTGGCGATCTCCTTCCCAATGCCCCTGGACGCTCCCGTGACGAGAGCCAGAAGACCGTCTAGTCTACCCGACACGGGGCTTGTCTCCTCACCGCCTGAGATTCTGAAGAGCTCCTCGGTTTTCAAGATATCACGCTTCTGTCCGTCATCTCATGCTCCCTTGGCCTCGGTGTTCTCCCAGAAAGCATTCCCTCCGGGATAGACTGGCAGGGAGGTTCCGGTCTAAGCAGGTGAAGTCCCCACAAAAAGGATTGGGGTAA contains the following coding sequences:
- a CDS encoding TIGR03790 family protein; its protein translation is MSSKMVLCLLVAVLLTAPSLIGGDDPDRDVAPSSSFPPGTRSALSERFAEMVDYSDVMVIRNLNSQTSMDIADYFTSQRGIPWERVCNVTIAATEVINRATFANLRTQVEDFMVTNGLVDAINYIVTTKGVPLKVTDSPWENAASVDSELALINDIYSGSIGNFRWLLSPYFNASAPFSHADYNFYIVNRLTAYTKEEAMGLIDKATLAIGRKGTFLLDTDPRRGGTYAIGNEWMIDADYILQQKGYDVILDQTNDFLTNYSNIAGYTSWGSNDGSWYWAENPNAGFETDADFDGLPDDWFIEDLSGTAGVSRNSTDVRSGSWSIGITRPAADNEYTAVVQNLTAEPDRRYFVRGYANLSGVSAGHGVFLQLRILNDSGAPVAVVNTTARTGTTADYISLGQIKLEQRNESRIQIVAVFSKSSGTVVFDDVSLIDIKPHNQWIPGALAETYVSTGGRSFTYGTAYGQSLVADLLRDGVTGLKGYVYEPYLGAVAHPNILFKAYTEGYTLAESFSMASEISLSWMDAIIGDPKLAPYNVSYLPDLSLNDGSVRMDPSPAIVRDQIDIVADISNLGEYPATDVTVSFYAGDPWSGGILLENRSLDIFHGSVNTTSVTLQTANLTLGEHQFCAFVDSPDKYLETDESNNIACTNITLVSVHLNAGWNLVSIPYVGTNRSVEAVLDSIDGKYDTIRHYNSSVIVDPWKTFKAGRDASLNELRWITDETGFWIHMRTEADIVVGAEELPTKWVRLKYGWNLVGYPSFSNRTIQDSLAGVPWTRIEGFDPLAMPHRLKVLSPTDVLSPGTAIWIKVTQDCWWIVDG
- the fabG gene encoding 3-oxoacyl-[acyl-carrier-protein] reductase, with the translated sequence MKTEELFRISGGEETSPVSGRLDGLLALVTGASRGIGKEIARALAEEGADVVINYRSSDDDADRIAVEIESLGKNTWVYCADVGDTDQVKRMRESVETHVGNVDILVNNAGINRDGLFSKMDEDAWTEVISVNLNGVFNCSRVFLDHLKQSKRPRIVNISSIVGQMGNIGQANYAASKAGLIGLTKTLAKELARDGITVNAVSPGFIETDMLSGIPQKVREKILTNIPLGRFGLPREIARAVAYLASEDADYITGHVLNINGGMYL
- a CDS encoding GTP-binding protein, coding for MVVKLKICLVGDSAVGKTSLVRRYVKDQFDDGYLKTVGAKIAKKTLVIPWNGTEIRVDMILWDIAGIGGRESVLGRGYLAGTQGVLAVCDATDDKTISGVTDWIQTVRELVGDVPVQIVINKADARDADAPGLSLNVDGSISCIRVSAKTGSNVEKAFYDLARSIVLEGIAQRMATEEGRSVLRPQA
- a CDS encoding CehA/McbA family metallohydrolase, producing MLTSSVLSILIIISFAPSLGFEGERTSPSGESYAPLTSETNYSTAVGDGHMHSTYSNGLTTVHQNSDVAKNRSLNWIVVTDHNVVPPQSVCDAENTADFLCLIGDEVTTADGHILGWGLSELVSWNLGPGRNMNDIFEDIRKQGGLAILAHPFAPDAPDRYQYFGTYEDFDGMEIYHGYGGFNAAFPTTMDSDAVSQWESYLNAGVRKIAVGDSDSHNGFNDWNEGDLLNLQGAIGFPRNVALVEELSREGLLEAVMKGRLYITDGPVLNFTVDGHILGETVRSSAPATLNVSISGYANESSQVRLIRNGSVIGSWAVGAGWFSVTESTLADTDFWYRTEIRTFNGGFLRGETYVAFTNPIFFDLEPFNSPPAPPANLMAELSGSDVFLSWDPSPAADVDHYHVYLSDSYDNFSFLYPVARTVSTNWTHEGAGIGNDEDFFYVVRAVDTMGYEDNNTREAAKTSRFLASGKHLISYPLVPANDSLLSVLQTVSVDRVWTHDPSGWTTFSSFKVYSALRSMTHASGYWVNVTQDSHFVLAGAVPVQTTIQLREGWNLVSYPSFVEADVADLMAGMPLERVEGPLGAPPHYLRRYTALDTLQSFQGYWFEVSANATWVVQG
- the phaC gene encoding class III poly(R)-hydroxyalkanoic acid synthase subunit PhaC; the encoded protein is MAAERDELPRWRGEEAGSWPYSLQLPWRPLDVDVGPTPKEVVWRKDKVELHHYRPVRKKRAGPPLLIVYALLNKPYILDLEPKRSVVESLLSKGIDVYMVYWGSPGEEDRHLCTEDYVEGYLNDVVDWILESQELEKISLMGYCIGGTLASIYASTHPEKIQNLVIMAAPIEFHCDGSLLHVWTNEEYIDASKLVDAFGNVPMELFTWTFKSLDPVGNLHLKYLDLWENADNEEFTETFFRMEKWIHDGIPMTGAFYMDLIEKWYQQNQLTSGELRVCGRRVDLGKIRMPVLTITGLKDHIVPPESTEALLEHVSSKQRDSISCNTGHVGLSVGGRAHREVWPAVASWLKRRSR
- a CDS encoding enoyl-CoA hydratase-related protein; the encoded protein is MQSQQTSVRLSTYEDHAAILLSSENGLNILSSSVMRDFHDVLDEIAGDSSIKVVSIRSSSAKAFTAGADIVEMEAKSASEAREFSELGQSLVRKLERDLPPVIAVLRGYVLGGGLEIACGCDIRVASENCVFSQPEINIGVIPGWGGTQRLTRLVGPGKAAEIIYLGTRIDAHEALDAGLVNKVVPDDSLEDFISKIIEKLCSMSRDSLLAAKRAIRCSVEASYEAGFEREREEWASLFETPDQKEGMKAFLERRKPEFTS